The following proteins are co-located in the Solanum pennellii chromosome 1, SPENNV200 genome:
- the LOC114075310 gene encoding uncharacterized protein LOC114075310 has product MVCEPIFKLLMKDAPTKWTEECQTAFDAIKNNFSNPPILVPPREGSPLLLYLYVSDSAFGCVLGQHNETAKKKRAIYYISKKFTPWESRYTLLERTCCALTWLAQKLRHYLSSYTTYPIYRIDPLKYIFQKAMPIGKLAKWKMLLMSFVGEDTSEAYPAWILFFDGAANQGTGIEAVLVSESGQHYPMAAMLRFYCTNNMAEYEACILGLKMDIEMNVHELLVIGDRDLLIHQVQGEWDVKNPKIIPYVQHVQKLWKRFYTDYIDSLDIELKEHPVHCSHVEEEPDGLPWYFDIKKYLVSGTYPEDATSNQKKSIRRMVLNFFLSGEFLYRKTPDLGLLRCVDAVEAARLI; this is encoded by the exons ATGGTATGTGAGCCTATTTTCAAGCTGTTGATGAAAGACGCCCCAacaaagtggactgaagagtgtCAGACTGCTTTTGATGCCATCAAGAACAATTTTTCCAATCCACCGATATTGGTTCCTCCACGAGAAGGGAGTCCTTTGTTGCTATACTTGTATGTTTCAGATAGTGCATTCGGATGCGTACTTGGTCAACACAACGAGACAGCAAAGAAAAAAAGGGCTATTtattatataagcaagaagtttactccatGGGAGTCTCGTTACACTTTGTTGGAGAGAACGTGTTGTGCTTTGACTTGGCTTGCCCAGAAATTGAGACACTATTTGTCTTCCTATACTACATACCCCATTTACAGAATAGATCCattgaagtatattttccaGAAAGCAATGCCGATCGGAAAGTTAGCTAAATGGAAAATGTTGTTAA tgtcatttgtgggtgaagaCACTAGTGAAGCATATCCAgcttggattttattctttgatggagctgCAAATCAAGGTACAGGTATCGAAGCAGTCTTAGTGTCAGAATCTGGTCAACACTATCCTATGGCGGCTATGCTCCGATTTTATTGCACAAACAACATGGCCgaatacgaagcttgtattCTGGGTTTGAAAATGGACATCGAGATGAATGTTCACGAGTTATTGGTTATTGGAGACAGAGACCTTTTGATTCATCAAGTACAAGGAGAATGGGATGTGAAGAACCCAaagattataccttacgtaCAACATGTGCAgaagttgtggaaaagattct ATACAGATTACATTGATTCTCtggatatagagttgaaagaacatccaGTCCATTGTTCCCATGTGGAGGAAGAACCAGACGGTTTgccttggtattttgatataaagaagtatttggtGTCTGGAACTTATCCCGAAGATGCTACGTCCAATCAAAAGAAGTCGATACGCCGTATGGTTCTCAATTTCTTCCTAAGTGGAGAATTCTTGTATAGGAAGACTCCTGACTTAGGTCTTCTCAGATGTGTCGATGCCGTCGAAGCTGCAAGGCTTATTTAA